A single Cannabis sativa cultivar Pink pepper isolate KNU-18-1 chromosome 7, ASM2916894v1, whole genome shotgun sequence DNA region contains:
- the LOC115696913 gene encoding uncharacterized protein LOC115696913, giving the protein MKSFTFSLFTYRITPHMFPCQEVSLGCGIKGLFYRRIHSHNICRPVINGGVVLNNRYASPETHSILQSSGLQHWFKNWQQLRKNKLTASTFASAIGFWRKRRVQLWLEKIGAIEPFSGNLATCWSNIKEEEALERYKLITGNTVLFPEFQVYSAKTNPGDDWLAASPDGVVDGLVYGLSSRGVLEIKCPFFNGDMSKASPWSRIPLYCIPQAQGLMEIVDRDWMDFYVWTPKGSSLFRLYRDAEYWDALKLALSDFWWQHVHPARECISKSPVVLDPLTDLRSLKPLPRHELCSYIVYDSKRIVDESRLLMREINGILQSS; this is encoded by the exons ATGAAAAGcttcactttctctctctttaccTATCGGATTACTCCTCACATGTTTCCCTG TCAAGAAGTTTCTTTGGGTTGTGGTATTAAAGGTCTGTTCTATAGGAGAATACACAGTCATAACATTTGTAGACCTgtgataaatggtggagtagtACTGAATAACAGATATGCTTCTCCTGAAACTCATTCTATTCTTCAATCAAGTGGTCTCCAGCACTGGTTCAAGAATTGGCAGCAACTAAGAAAGAATAAATTGACTGCAAGCACTTTTGCTTCTGCCATTGGGTTTTGGCGTAAGCGAAGAGTCCAACTGTGGTTAGAGAAGATTGGGGCCATTGAGCCGTTCTCTGGTAACCTGGCAACATGTTGGAGTAATATCAAAGAAGAGGAAGCCCTTGAAAGATACAAACTGATCACTGGAAATACGGTATTGTTTCCAGAGTTTCAGGTTTATTCAGCGAAAACAAACCCGGGAGATGATTGGTTGGCAGCTTCACCAGATGGGGTTGTTGATGGGCTTGTTTATGGTTTGTCTTCACGAGGAGTTCTTGAGATTAAGTGTCCCTTTTTCAATGGTGATATGAGCAAAGCTTCCCCTTGGTCACGAATTCCGCTTTACTGCATTCCACAGGCTCAGGGGTTGATGGAGATTGTGGATAGGGATTGGATGGATTTCTATGTTTGGACTCCTAAAGGAAGCAGCTTGTTCCGACTTTATAGGGATGCTGAATACTGGGATGCCCTTAAATTGGCACTCTCTGATTTCTGGTGGCAGCATGTTCATCCAGCAAGGGAATGTATCTCTAAATCCCCTGTCGTCTTGGATCCACTCACTGACTTAAGATCACTCAAACCACTTCCAAGACATGAATTGTGCAGCTATATAGTTTATGACAGCAAACGCATAGTCGATGAATCCAGACTGTTGATGCGAGAAATCAATGGCATACTCCAAAGCTCATGA